The genomic region TCGGCGACCAGGCCGCGCCGCTCCAGGCTCTCGAGCACCGCCTCGCAGTTCACCCCGCGGATCGCCTCGACGGCGGCACGGGTGAGCGGCTGCCGGTAGGCGACGATCGCCAGGGTCTCGAGGGCGGGCCGGCTGAGCCGGCTGGGACGCTCCGGGTTGAGGGCGCGCTGCACCGCCCAGACCACCTCGGGGCGGGTGACCAGCTGCACCTCGTCCTGGTGGCGCTGGAGCATCAACCCGCGGCCGCGGAGGCGGATCGCGAGGGTCTCTGCGGCGACCGCCAGGTCGCCGGGGCTGCGGCCCAGCACCGCCGCCGCCTCGGCGAGGGTGAGGCTGCGGTTGAGCGCGAAGCAGACCGCCTCGAGGGCGGTGTCGA from Candidatus Dormiibacterota bacterium harbors:
- the scpB gene encoding SMC-Scp complex subunit ScpB, with product MADPDLDRAIPDSVVGLPAEELDTALEAVCFALNRSLTLAEAAAVLGRSPGDLAVAAETLAIRLRGRGLMLQRHQDEVQLVTRPEVVWAVQRALNPERPSRLSRPALETLAIVAYRQPLTRAAVEAIRGVNCEAVLESLERRGLVAEVGRQDSPGHPRLFATTLRFLEVVGLERVEDLPPLPEGTVIPELPAERWEEAAEEEEPVREASAAASGQPPAGPG